A single genomic interval of Pyrobaculum arsenaticum DSM 13514 harbors:
- a CDS encoding nucleotidyltransferase family protein, translating into MFHEMTSALEGFTWERYGVRFALLFGSRARRGVAVKGDWDIAVWPDPRDKYGDLVADLAARLGVREEQIDLVILDDETPCALVLEIAAGKPLYYRDLKEFLDVLYLYVNVCIDHFITLEKVGSWEAQVRRVWQS; encoded by the coding sequence ATGTTTCACGAAATGACAAGTGCGCTGGAGGGCTTTACCTGGGAGCGGTACGGGGTGAGGTTCGCCCTTCTCTTCGGCTCGAGAGCAAGGCGGGGGGTGGCTGTGAAGGGAGACTGGGACATAGCGGTGTGGCCGGACCCCAGGGATAAGTATGGAGACCTAGTGGCAGATCTTGCAGCACGTCTCGGCGTGAGGGAGGAGCAGATAGACCTCGTAATCCTCGACGATGAGACGCCATGCGCCTTAGTTTTAGAAATCGCCGCGGGGAAGCCCCTCTACTATAGAGACCTCAAGGAATTTCTAGACGTCCTCTACCTCTACGTGAATGTGTGTATCGACCACTTCATTACGTTGGAGAAAGTCGGCTCTTGGGAGGCCCAGGTTAGGAGAGTATGGCAGTCTTAA
- a CDS encoding DUF86 domain-containing protein — MAVLKELARSVLGYAAELDAYTKEDLEDAKKLYGAMYLLMSQSQALIDMAERAASLLGVAPRGYIDAGKILATHGVFSEEDLAHYISIVKFRNILVHKYQIVKTEIIKDSVLNRKYKKAVELALKILRHFEEDP, encoded by the coding sequence ATGGCAGTCTTAAAAGAGCTCGCACGTAGCGTGTTGGGATACGCGGCGGAGCTCGACGCCTATACCAAGGAGGATTTAGAAGATGCCAAGAAGCTCTACGGGGCGATGTACCTGCTGATGTCCCAGAGCCAAGCCCTTATAGACATGGCAGAGAGGGCAGCGTCGCTACTGGGCGTCGCCCCCAGAGGCTACATAGACGCCGGCAAAATACTAGCTACACACGGCGTTTTCTCGGAAGAGGACTTAGCCCATTACATAAGCATTGTGAAATTCAGAAATATTCTGGTACATAAGTACCAGATTGTAAAGACAGAAATAATTAAAGATAGTGTATTAAATAGGAAATATAAAAAGGCTGTTGAACTCGCCTTGAAGATTTTACGACATTTTGAAGAAGATCCATGA